A window of the Camelus ferus isolate YT-003-E chromosome 22, BCGSAC_Cfer_1.0, whole genome shotgun sequence genome harbors these coding sequences:
- the SHC2 gene encoding SHC-transforming protein 2 isoform X1, with the protein MTQGPGGRAPPAPPAPPEPEAPTTFCALLPRMPQWKFAAPSGFLGRGPAAARAAGGAGATDLEPEPEPEPEPEPEPEPAGPAGVPALAAAVLGACEPRCMAPCPLPALSRCRAAGARGARGPRGARGSAGPPDAAADEWIRKGSFIHKPAHGWLHPDARVLGPGVSYIVRYMGCIEVLRSMRSLDFSTRTQVTREAITRLHEAVPGVRGSWKKKAPNKALASILGKSNLRFAGMSIAVSISIDGLNLSVPATRQIIANHHMQSISFASGGDTDMADYVAYVAKDPINQRACHILECCEGLAQSVISTVGQAFELRFKQYLHSPPKVVLPLERLTGLEDSAWGDEEELEHNYYNSIPGKEPPLGGLVDSRLALTQPCPLGTPGALGQAASPARRDTRGLQWDMGPSAPASPGDGYVQADARGPRDYEDHLYVNTQGLDGPEPLQPEDSPQRDLFDMRARSVLPSSEGPFEDALRLHECSVAAGTAAAPLPVEDQWPSPPTRRAPIAPTEEQLRQEPWYHGQMSRRAAEKLLRADGDFLVRDSVTNPGQYVLTGMHAGQPKHLLLVDPEGVVRCGPRMHCSKASATWSTTTCSTGSPSWPRGASCTCAARSSGSPEPGGDSQPAGPGPAPRCPCRGLRGSSAFVWTLVGPEPPLSLLPLRGSLESSFSRWP; encoded by the exons ATGACGCAGGGTCCGGGCGGGcgcgcgccccccgcgccccccgcaCCCCCGGAGCCCGAGGCGCCCACCACCTTCTGCGCGCTGCTGCCGCGCATGCCGCAGTGGAAGTTCGCGGCCCCCTCCGGCTTCCTGGGCCGCGGCCCAGCGGCGGCGCGGGCAGCCGGGGGCGCCGGGGCCACCGACCtcgagcccgagcccgagcccgagcccgagcccgagcccgagcccgagccgGCTGGTCCGGCCGGCGTCCCTGCGCTGGCGGCCGCGGTCCTGGGCGCCTGCGAGCCGCGCTGCATGGCGCCCTGTCCCCTGCCTGCTCTCAGCCGCTGCCGGGCCGCtggggcgcggggggcgcgggggccGCGGGGCGCGCGGGGGTCGGCCGGGCCCCCGGACGCCGCCGCCGACGAGTGGATCCGCAAAGGCAGCTTCATCCACAAGCCGGCGCACGGCTGGCTACACCCAGACGccagggtcctgggtcctggggtctCCTACATCGTGCGG TACATGGGCTGCATCGAAGTCCTCCGCTCCATGCGCTCCCTGGACTTCAGCACTCGCACCCAGGTCACCAG GGAAGCCATCACCCGACTCCATGAGGCTGTGCCTGGCGTCAGGGGTTCCTGGAAGAAGAAG GCCCCCAACAAGGCGCTGGCCTCCATCCTGGGTAAGAGCAACCTGCGCTTCGCAGGAATGAGCATTGCAGTCAGCATCTCCATCGATGGCCTCAACCTCTCGGTGCCGGCCACGCGCCAG ATCATCGCCAACCACCACATGCAGTCCATCTCCTTCGCATCGGGTGGCGACACG GACATGGCGGATTACGTGGCCTATGTGGCCAAGGACCCCATCAACCAGAGAG CCTGCCACATCCTGGAGTGCTGCgagggcctggcccagagtgTCATCAGCACCGTGGGGCAAGCCTTCGAGCTACGCTTCAAACAGTACCTGCACAGCCCCCCCAAGGTGGTTTTGCCCCTGGAAAG GCTGACCGGGCTGGAGGATTCGGCCTGGGGGGATGAGGAGGAGCTGGAACACAACTACTACAACAGCATCCCGGGGAAGGAGCCGCCCCTGGGCGGTCTGGTGGACTCCAGGCTCGCCCTCACACAGCCCTGCCCGCTCGGGACCCCTGGAGCCCTCGGCCAG GCAGCATCTCCTGCTCGAAGAGACACCCGCGGCCTGCAGTGGGACATGGGCCCCTCAG CGCCAGCCTCGCCTGGGGACGGCTACGTGCAGGCGGACGCCCGGGGCCCCCGAGACTACGAGGACCACCTGTACGTCAACACGCAGGGTCTGGACGGCCCCGAGCCGCTGCAGCCCGAGGACAGCCCCCAGAGGGACCTGTTCGACATGC GTGCTCGGTCAGTGCTGCCCAGTTCAGAGG GACCCTTTGAGGACGCCCTGAGGCTGCATGAGTGCTCCGTTGCGGCGGGCACTGCGGCAGCCCCCCTCCCGGTGGAGGACCAGTGGCCCAGCCCCCCGACCCGCCGAGCCCCCATCGCCCCCACCGAGGAGCAGCTGCGGCAGGAGCCCTGGTACCACGGCCAGATGAGCCGTCGGGCGGCCGAGAAACTGCTTCGAGCCGACGGGGACTTCCTCGTGCGCGACAGTGTCACCAACCCCGGACAGTACGTCCTCACTGGCATGCACGCGGGGCAGCCCAAGCACCTGCTGCTGGTGGACCCTGAGGGCGTGGTAAG GTGCGGACCAAGGATGCACTGTTCGAAAGCATCAGCCACCTGGTCGACTACCACCTGCAGCACGGGCAGCCCATCGTGGCCGCGGGGAGCGAGCTGCACCTGCGCGGCGCGGTCAAGCGGGAGCCCTGAGCCAG GTGGTGATTCTCAGCCCGCgggtcctggccctgctccccGATGCCCCTGTCGTGGCCTTAGGGGCTCCTCAGCCTTTGTCTGGACCCTGGTTGGGCCTGAACCACCgctgtctctccttcctctgcgTGGGTCTCTGGAATCTTCCTTCTCCAGGTGGCCCTGA
- the SHC2 gene encoding SHC-transforming protein 2 isoform X2: MTQGPGGRAPPAPPAPPEPEAPTTFCALLPRMPQWKFAAPSGFLGRGPAAARAAGGAGATDLEPEPEPEPEPEPEPEPAGPAGVPALAAAVLGACEPRCMAPCPLPALSRCRAAGARGARGPRGARGSAGPPDAAADEWIRKGSFIHKPAHGWLHPDARVLGPGVSYIVRYMGCIEVLRSMRSLDFSTRTQVTREAITRLHEAVPGVRGSWKKKAPNKALASILGKSNLRFAGMSIAVSISIDGLNLSVPATRQIIANHHMQSISFASGGDTDMADYVAYVAKDPINQRACHILECCEGLAQSVISTVGQAFELRFKQYLHSPPKVVLPLERLTGLEDSAWGDEEELEHNYYNSIPGKEPPLGGLVDSRLALTQPCPLGTPGALGQAASPARRDTRGLQWDMGPSAPASPGDGYVQADARGPRDYEDHLYVNTQGLDGPEPLQPEDSPQRDLFDMRPFEDALRLHECSVAAGTAAAPLPVEDQWPSPPTRRAPIAPTEEQLRQEPWYHGQMSRRAAEKLLRADGDFLVRDSVTNPGQYVLTGMHAGQPKHLLLVDPEGVVRCGPRMHCSKASATWSTTTCSTGSPSWPRGASCTCAARSSGSPEPGGDSQPAGPGPAPRCPCRGLRGSSAFVWTLVGPEPPLSLLPLRGSLESSFSRWP; the protein is encoded by the exons ATGACGCAGGGTCCGGGCGGGcgcgcgccccccgcgccccccgcaCCCCCGGAGCCCGAGGCGCCCACCACCTTCTGCGCGCTGCTGCCGCGCATGCCGCAGTGGAAGTTCGCGGCCCCCTCCGGCTTCCTGGGCCGCGGCCCAGCGGCGGCGCGGGCAGCCGGGGGCGCCGGGGCCACCGACCtcgagcccgagcccgagcccgagcccgagcccgagcccgagcccgagccgGCTGGTCCGGCCGGCGTCCCTGCGCTGGCGGCCGCGGTCCTGGGCGCCTGCGAGCCGCGCTGCATGGCGCCCTGTCCCCTGCCTGCTCTCAGCCGCTGCCGGGCCGCtggggcgcggggggcgcgggggccGCGGGGCGCGCGGGGGTCGGCCGGGCCCCCGGACGCCGCCGCCGACGAGTGGATCCGCAAAGGCAGCTTCATCCACAAGCCGGCGCACGGCTGGCTACACCCAGACGccagggtcctgggtcctggggtctCCTACATCGTGCGG TACATGGGCTGCATCGAAGTCCTCCGCTCCATGCGCTCCCTGGACTTCAGCACTCGCACCCAGGTCACCAG GGAAGCCATCACCCGACTCCATGAGGCTGTGCCTGGCGTCAGGGGTTCCTGGAAGAAGAAG GCCCCCAACAAGGCGCTGGCCTCCATCCTGGGTAAGAGCAACCTGCGCTTCGCAGGAATGAGCATTGCAGTCAGCATCTCCATCGATGGCCTCAACCTCTCGGTGCCGGCCACGCGCCAG ATCATCGCCAACCACCACATGCAGTCCATCTCCTTCGCATCGGGTGGCGACACG GACATGGCGGATTACGTGGCCTATGTGGCCAAGGACCCCATCAACCAGAGAG CCTGCCACATCCTGGAGTGCTGCgagggcctggcccagagtgTCATCAGCACCGTGGGGCAAGCCTTCGAGCTACGCTTCAAACAGTACCTGCACAGCCCCCCCAAGGTGGTTTTGCCCCTGGAAAG GCTGACCGGGCTGGAGGATTCGGCCTGGGGGGATGAGGAGGAGCTGGAACACAACTACTACAACAGCATCCCGGGGAAGGAGCCGCCCCTGGGCGGTCTGGTGGACTCCAGGCTCGCCCTCACACAGCCCTGCCCGCTCGGGACCCCTGGAGCCCTCGGCCAG GCAGCATCTCCTGCTCGAAGAGACACCCGCGGCCTGCAGTGGGACATGGGCCCCTCAG CGCCAGCCTCGCCTGGGGACGGCTACGTGCAGGCGGACGCCCGGGGCCCCCGAGACTACGAGGACCACCTGTACGTCAACACGCAGGGTCTGGACGGCCCCGAGCCGCTGCAGCCCGAGGACAGCCCCCAGAGGGACCTGTTCGACATGC GACCCTTTGAGGACGCCCTGAGGCTGCATGAGTGCTCCGTTGCGGCGGGCACTGCGGCAGCCCCCCTCCCGGTGGAGGACCAGTGGCCCAGCCCCCCGACCCGCCGAGCCCCCATCGCCCCCACCGAGGAGCAGCTGCGGCAGGAGCCCTGGTACCACGGCCAGATGAGCCGTCGGGCGGCCGAGAAACTGCTTCGAGCCGACGGGGACTTCCTCGTGCGCGACAGTGTCACCAACCCCGGACAGTACGTCCTCACTGGCATGCACGCGGGGCAGCCCAAGCACCTGCTGCTGGTGGACCCTGAGGGCGTGGTAAG GTGCGGACCAAGGATGCACTGTTCGAAAGCATCAGCCACCTGGTCGACTACCACCTGCAGCACGGGCAGCCCATCGTGGCCGCGGGGAGCGAGCTGCACCTGCGCGGCGCGGTCAAGCGGGAGCCCTGAGCCAG GTGGTGATTCTCAGCCCGCgggtcctggccctgctccccGATGCCCCTGTCGTGGCCTTAGGGGCTCCTCAGCCTTTGTCTGGACCCTGGTTGGGCCTGAACCACCgctgtctctccttcctctgcgTGGGTCTCTGGAATCTTCCTTCTCCAGGTGGCCCTGA
- the SHC2 gene encoding SHC-transforming protein 2 isoform X4 has product MTQGPGGRAPPAPPAPPEPEAPTTFCALLPRMPQWKFAAPSGFLGRGPAAARAAGGAGATDLEPEPEPEPEPEPEPEPAGPAGVPALAAAVLGACEPRCMAPCPLPALSRCRAAGARGARGPRGARGSAGPPDAAADEWIRKGSFIHKPAHGWLHPDARVLGPGVSYIVRYMGCIEVLRSMRSLDFSTRTQVTREAITRLHEAVPGVRGSWKKKAPNKALASILGKSNLRFAGMSIAVSISIDGLNLSVPATRQIIANHHMQSISFASGGDTDMADYVAYVAKDPINQRACHILECCEGLAQSVISTVGQAFELRFKQYLHSPPKVVLPLERLTGLEDSAWGDEEELEHNYYNSIPGKEPPLGGLVDSRLALTQPCPLGTPGALGQAASPARRDTRGLQWDMGPSAPASPGDGYVQADARGPRDYEDHLYVNTQGLDGPEPLQPEDSPQRDLFDMRPFEDALRLHECSVAAGTAAAPLPVEDQWPSPPTRRAPIAPTEEQLRQEPWYHGQMSRRAAEKLLRADGDFLVRDSVTNPGQYVLTGMHAGQPKHLLLVDPEGVVRTKDALFESISHLVDYHLQHGQPIVAAGSELHLRGAVKREP; this is encoded by the exons ATGACGCAGGGTCCGGGCGGGcgcgcgccccccgcgccccccgcaCCCCCGGAGCCCGAGGCGCCCACCACCTTCTGCGCGCTGCTGCCGCGCATGCCGCAGTGGAAGTTCGCGGCCCCCTCCGGCTTCCTGGGCCGCGGCCCAGCGGCGGCGCGGGCAGCCGGGGGCGCCGGGGCCACCGACCtcgagcccgagcccgagcccgagcccgagcccgagcccgagcccgagccgGCTGGTCCGGCCGGCGTCCCTGCGCTGGCGGCCGCGGTCCTGGGCGCCTGCGAGCCGCGCTGCATGGCGCCCTGTCCCCTGCCTGCTCTCAGCCGCTGCCGGGCCGCtggggcgcggggggcgcgggggccGCGGGGCGCGCGGGGGTCGGCCGGGCCCCCGGACGCCGCCGCCGACGAGTGGATCCGCAAAGGCAGCTTCATCCACAAGCCGGCGCACGGCTGGCTACACCCAGACGccagggtcctgggtcctggggtctCCTACATCGTGCGG TACATGGGCTGCATCGAAGTCCTCCGCTCCATGCGCTCCCTGGACTTCAGCACTCGCACCCAGGTCACCAG GGAAGCCATCACCCGACTCCATGAGGCTGTGCCTGGCGTCAGGGGTTCCTGGAAGAAGAAG GCCCCCAACAAGGCGCTGGCCTCCATCCTGGGTAAGAGCAACCTGCGCTTCGCAGGAATGAGCATTGCAGTCAGCATCTCCATCGATGGCCTCAACCTCTCGGTGCCGGCCACGCGCCAG ATCATCGCCAACCACCACATGCAGTCCATCTCCTTCGCATCGGGTGGCGACACG GACATGGCGGATTACGTGGCCTATGTGGCCAAGGACCCCATCAACCAGAGAG CCTGCCACATCCTGGAGTGCTGCgagggcctggcccagagtgTCATCAGCACCGTGGGGCAAGCCTTCGAGCTACGCTTCAAACAGTACCTGCACAGCCCCCCCAAGGTGGTTTTGCCCCTGGAAAG GCTGACCGGGCTGGAGGATTCGGCCTGGGGGGATGAGGAGGAGCTGGAACACAACTACTACAACAGCATCCCGGGGAAGGAGCCGCCCCTGGGCGGTCTGGTGGACTCCAGGCTCGCCCTCACACAGCCCTGCCCGCTCGGGACCCCTGGAGCCCTCGGCCAG GCAGCATCTCCTGCTCGAAGAGACACCCGCGGCCTGCAGTGGGACATGGGCCCCTCAG CGCCAGCCTCGCCTGGGGACGGCTACGTGCAGGCGGACGCCCGGGGCCCCCGAGACTACGAGGACCACCTGTACGTCAACACGCAGGGTCTGGACGGCCCCGAGCCGCTGCAGCCCGAGGACAGCCCCCAGAGGGACCTGTTCGACATGC GACCCTTTGAGGACGCCCTGAGGCTGCATGAGTGCTCCGTTGCGGCGGGCACTGCGGCAGCCCCCCTCCCGGTGGAGGACCAGTGGCCCAGCCCCCCGACCCGCCGAGCCCCCATCGCCCCCACCGAGGAGCAGCTGCGGCAGGAGCCCTGGTACCACGGCCAGATGAGCCGTCGGGCGGCCGAGAAACTGCTTCGAGCCGACGGGGACTTCCTCGTGCGCGACAGTGTCACCAACCCCGGACAGTACGTCCTCACTGGCATGCACGCGGGGCAGCCCAAGCACCTGCTGCTGGTGGACCCTGAGGGCGTG GTGCGGACCAAGGATGCACTGTTCGAAAGCATCAGCCACCTGGTCGACTACCACCTGCAGCACGGGCAGCCCATCGTGGCCGCGGGGAGCGAGCTGCACCTGCGCGGCGCGGTCAAGCGGGAGCCCTGA
- the SHC2 gene encoding SHC-transforming protein 2 isoform X3 produces MTQGPGGRAPPAPPAPPEPEAPTTFCALLPRMPQWKFAAPSGFLGRGPAAARAAGGAGATDLEPEPEPEPEPEPEPEPAGPAGVPALAAAVLGACEPRCMAPCPLPALSRCRAAGARGARGPRGARGSAGPPDAAADEWIRKGSFIHKPAHGWLHPDARVLGPGVSYIVRYMGCIEVLRSMRSLDFSTRTQVTREAITRLHEAVPGVRGSWKKKAPNKALASILGKSNLRFAGMSIAVSISIDGLNLSVPATRQIIANHHMQSISFASGGDTDMADYVAYVAKDPINQRACHILECCEGLAQSVISTVGQAFELRFKQYLHSPPKVVLPLERLTGLEDSAWGDEEELEHNYYNSIPGKEPPLGGLVDSRLALTQPCPLGTPGALGQAASPARRDTRGLQWDMGPSAPASPGDGYVQADARGPRDYEDHLYVNTQGLDGPEPLQPEDSPQRDLFDMRARSVLPSSEGPFEDALRLHECSVAAGTAAAPLPVEDQWPSPPTRRAPIAPTEEQLRQEPWYHGQMSRRAAEKLLRADGDFLVRDSVTNPGQYVLTGMHAGQPKHLLLVDPEGVVRTKDALFESISHLVDYHLQHGQPIVAAGSELHLRGAVKREP; encoded by the exons ATGACGCAGGGTCCGGGCGGGcgcgcgccccccgcgccccccgcaCCCCCGGAGCCCGAGGCGCCCACCACCTTCTGCGCGCTGCTGCCGCGCATGCCGCAGTGGAAGTTCGCGGCCCCCTCCGGCTTCCTGGGCCGCGGCCCAGCGGCGGCGCGGGCAGCCGGGGGCGCCGGGGCCACCGACCtcgagcccgagcccgagcccgagcccgagcccgagcccgagcccgagccgGCTGGTCCGGCCGGCGTCCCTGCGCTGGCGGCCGCGGTCCTGGGCGCCTGCGAGCCGCGCTGCATGGCGCCCTGTCCCCTGCCTGCTCTCAGCCGCTGCCGGGCCGCtggggcgcggggggcgcgggggccGCGGGGCGCGCGGGGGTCGGCCGGGCCCCCGGACGCCGCCGCCGACGAGTGGATCCGCAAAGGCAGCTTCATCCACAAGCCGGCGCACGGCTGGCTACACCCAGACGccagggtcctgggtcctggggtctCCTACATCGTGCGG TACATGGGCTGCATCGAAGTCCTCCGCTCCATGCGCTCCCTGGACTTCAGCACTCGCACCCAGGTCACCAG GGAAGCCATCACCCGACTCCATGAGGCTGTGCCTGGCGTCAGGGGTTCCTGGAAGAAGAAG GCCCCCAACAAGGCGCTGGCCTCCATCCTGGGTAAGAGCAACCTGCGCTTCGCAGGAATGAGCATTGCAGTCAGCATCTCCATCGATGGCCTCAACCTCTCGGTGCCGGCCACGCGCCAG ATCATCGCCAACCACCACATGCAGTCCATCTCCTTCGCATCGGGTGGCGACACG GACATGGCGGATTACGTGGCCTATGTGGCCAAGGACCCCATCAACCAGAGAG CCTGCCACATCCTGGAGTGCTGCgagggcctggcccagagtgTCATCAGCACCGTGGGGCAAGCCTTCGAGCTACGCTTCAAACAGTACCTGCACAGCCCCCCCAAGGTGGTTTTGCCCCTGGAAAG GCTGACCGGGCTGGAGGATTCGGCCTGGGGGGATGAGGAGGAGCTGGAACACAACTACTACAACAGCATCCCGGGGAAGGAGCCGCCCCTGGGCGGTCTGGTGGACTCCAGGCTCGCCCTCACACAGCCCTGCCCGCTCGGGACCCCTGGAGCCCTCGGCCAG GCAGCATCTCCTGCTCGAAGAGACACCCGCGGCCTGCAGTGGGACATGGGCCCCTCAG CGCCAGCCTCGCCTGGGGACGGCTACGTGCAGGCGGACGCCCGGGGCCCCCGAGACTACGAGGACCACCTGTACGTCAACACGCAGGGTCTGGACGGCCCCGAGCCGCTGCAGCCCGAGGACAGCCCCCAGAGGGACCTGTTCGACATGC GTGCTCGGTCAGTGCTGCCCAGTTCAGAGG GACCCTTTGAGGACGCCCTGAGGCTGCATGAGTGCTCCGTTGCGGCGGGCACTGCGGCAGCCCCCCTCCCGGTGGAGGACCAGTGGCCCAGCCCCCCGACCCGCCGAGCCCCCATCGCCCCCACCGAGGAGCAGCTGCGGCAGGAGCCCTGGTACCACGGCCAGATGAGCCGTCGGGCGGCCGAGAAACTGCTTCGAGCCGACGGGGACTTCCTCGTGCGCGACAGTGTCACCAACCCCGGACAGTACGTCCTCACTGGCATGCACGCGGGGCAGCCCAAGCACCTGCTGCTGGTGGACCCTGAGGGCGTG GTGCGGACCAAGGATGCACTGTTCGAAAGCATCAGCCACCTGGTCGACTACCACCTGCAGCACGGGCAGCCCATCGTGGCCGCGGGGAGCGAGCTGCACCTGCGCGGCGCGGTCAAGCGGGAGCCCTGA
- the C2CD4C gene encoding C2 calcium-dependent domain-containing protein 4C, which produces MSPTALLPPPPPPPPDPGCARVPRAPPASAPRPRRVRRTASLSHQPRADSADPFWPPIRGPMKKTNMWFLERFRGSGENGAAGGEGGDKAAKGPLYSNVLTPDKIPDFFIPPKLPAGPAEPEGQAELGPSTSEQNLASAAPRRAPRSPRLPAKLAAESRSLLKAASRHVIQIESAEDWSPEEAATNADPQAQGAMALPSVPKAQTSYGFTTLAESPHTRRKESLFHSEHGALAQVGSPGTGRRRWGTKANGGEGASREAGGALMSPSRCVSGGESDTGSSAESSPFGSPLLSRSMSLLKGFAQDSQAKVSQLKQSVGRHGSLSADDSTPDTSPGARRRLHRRATPESGPEPSPAPRAEHAVRLGLRGSVRLLAEYEAAQARLRVRLLAAEGLYDRLCDARSINCCVGLCLVPGKLQKQRSTIIKSSRHPVFNEDFFFDGLGPASVRKLALRIKVVNKGGSLKRDTLLGEEELPLTSLLPCL; this is translated from the exons ATGAGTCCGACtgcgctgctgccgccgccgccgccgccgccgcccgacCCAGGCTGCGCCCGCGTCCCTCGCGCCCCGCCAGCCTCCGCGCCGAGACCCCGGCGTGTCCGCAGGACAGCCAGCCTCAGCCACCAGCCCCGGGCCG ACTCTGCGGACCCTTTCTGGCCTCCTATCCGCGGCCCCATGAAGAAAACCAACATGTGGTTCTTGGAGCGGTTTCGGGGGTCGGGGGAAAATGGAGCCGCGGGGGGCGAGGGTGGGGACAAGGCTGCCAAGGGGCCCCTGTACAGCAACGTGCTCACTCCGGACAAGATCCCCGACTTCTTCATTCCCCCTAAGCTGCCTGCCGGCCCGGCGGAGCCGGAGGGGCAGGCTGAGCTGGGGCCCTCCACCTCGGAGCAGAACCTAGCCTCCGCTGCGCCGCGCAGAGCCCCGCGGAGCCCCCGGCTGCCCGCCAAGCTGGCTGCCGAGAGCAGGAGCCTGCTGAAGGCGGCCTCCCGGCACGTGATCCAGATCGAGAGCGCCGAGGACTGGTCGCCGGAGGAGGCTGCCACCAACGCAGACCCCCAGGCCCAGGGCGCCATGGCGCTGCCCTCAGTGCCCAAGGCCCAGACGTCCTACGGCTTCACCACGCTGGCTGAGAGCCCCCACACGCGGCGCAAGGAGTCTCTGTTCCACAGCGAGCACGGAGCTCTGGCCCAGGTGGGCTCTCCAGGCACCGGACGCCGTCGGTGGGGCACCAAGGCCAACGGGGGCGAAGGGGCGTCCAGGGAGGCCGGCGGGGCCCTCATGAGCCCCAGCCGCTGTGTCAGTGGTGGGGAGAGCGACACAGGGTCCTCAGCCGAGTCCTCCCCATTCGGGTCCCCTCTGCTGTCCCGCTCCATGTCGCTGCTCAAAGGCTTCGCCCAGGACAGCCAGGCCAAGGTGAGCCAGCTCAAGCAGTCGGTGGGCCGCCATGGCTCCCTGTCGGCCGACGACAGCACGCCGGACACCAGCCCCGGGGCGCGGCGCCGCCTGCACCGCCGGGCCACCCCGGAGTCCGGCCCCGAGCCCAGCCCGGCGCCCCGCGCGGAGCACGCCGTGCGCCTGGGGCTGCGGGGCAGCGTGCGGCTGTTGGCCGAGTACGAGGCGGCCCAGGCCCGCCTGCGCGTGCGCCTGCTGGCCGCCGAGGGCCTCTACGACCGCCTGTGCGACGCCCGCAGCATCAACTGCTGCGTCGGCCTGTGCCTGGTGCCCGGCAAGTTGCAGAAGCAGCGCAGCACCATCATCAAGAGCAGCCGCCACCCCGTCTTCAATGAGGACTTCTTCTTCGACGGCCTGGGGCCCGCCAGCGTGCGCAAGCTGGCCCTCCGGATCAAGGTGGTGAACAAAGGCGGCAGCCTCAAGCGGGACACGCTGCTCGGGGAGGAGGAGCTGCCGCTCacctctctgctcccctgcctgTGA